A genomic stretch from Hemicordylus capensis ecotype Gifberg chromosome 1, rHemCap1.1.pri, whole genome shotgun sequence includes:
- the RRAS2 gene encoding ras-related protein R-Ras2 isoform X2, whose protein sequence is MFNFAYIILDETEFFHAKSYFVTDYDPTIEDSYTKQCVIDDRAARLDILDTAGQEEFGAMREQYMRTGEGFLLVFSVTDRGSFEEIYKFQRQILRVKDRDEFPMILVGNKADLDHQRQVTQEEGQQLARQLKVTYMEASAKIRLNVDQAFHELVRVIRKFQEQECPPSPEPTRKEKDKKGCHCVIF, encoded by the exons TCCTACTTTGTGACAGATTATGATCCAACTATTGAAGATTCCTACACAAAGCAATGTGTCATAGATGACAGAGCAGCAAGATTGGATA TTCTAGATACAGCAGGCCAAGAAGAATTTGGAGCCATGCGGGAGCAGTATATGAGGACAGGAGAAGGCTTTCTGCTTGTCTTCTCAGTCACAGATAGAGGAAG CTTTGAAGAGATCTACAAGTTTCAAAGGCAGATTCTTAGAGTAAAAGATCGCGATGAATTCCCTATGATTTTAGTTGGTAACAAAGCAGATCTGGACCATCAAAGACAG GTAACACAAGAGGAAGGGCAGCAACTAGCACGACAACTGAAAGTAACATATATGGAAGCATCAGCAAAAATACGACTGAATGTAGACCAAGCTTTTCATGAACTTGTCAGAGTTATAAG GAAATTTCAAGAACAAGAATGCCCTCCTTCCCCAGAGCCAacaaggaaggaaaaggacaagAAAGGGTGCCATTGTGTCATCTTCTAA